Part of the Maridesulfovibrio sp. genome, TTTTTAAGCATTATATTTCCGGATCCCATTCAAGAAAGTTTTCCAGTATCCGCAGCCCGTATTCCTGACTTTTTTCCGGATGGAACTGGGTGGCGAATATATTGTCCTTTCTTACAGCTGCAGTAACTTTTCCGCCATATTCGCAATAAGCATCCATGTCCGCTTCATTGTCACATTTCATGAAAAATGAATGCACGAAGTAGAAGTCCGGGTTTTCAGGAAGACCCTCAAACAGGGGGCTTTCTTTGCGGTATATGAGATTGTTCCAACCCACATGCGGAATACGCAAACTTTTGTCTTCAGGGTTAAGGCGTACAATGTCCGCATCGATCCAACCCAGCCCCTTGTGATAGCCATGTTCTTCGCTGGAACGGGCTAAAGCCTGCATGCCGAGGCATATGCCCAGAAAGGGCTTATGGTCATTGAAGACAGCCTCTTCAAGGACAGACAGAAAACCATATTTTTTAAGGTTGTCCATCATGTCCCCGAAGGCTCCCACACCGGGCAGGATCACTCTGTCTACATCGGCGAGCATGTCCGGGGATTCGCAGATAATTGCATCCTCTCCGCACATCTCGACTGCGTTGAACACAGAGAGCAGGTTGCCCATTCTGTAGTCTACGATTCCGATCATTGTTAATCCTGAGTATGGCGCGATCGCCAGAGTTTCATCTGTTCTTCTGCGTATTCGCGGTCCATTTCTCCGGCAGGTGACCATGTCTCAAAATCATCGGTTTTCTTGCCGGGTTTATCATTTGCCGGATCGTGTTTATACGGCGAAACTCCATGGCTGAGTGCTACTTCATAGAATTCTTCTTCGGTTAAGCCGATGTGTTTGAGAAAGAGTTCGAGACTCGGCGGTTTGTAACCCTCGTATTTACGCACAATCTCCATGGCCTCTTCTCTTGAAATCCGGTTGTTGCGAATATCCAAAGTAGCAAGGTGGGAGGGGCGGGTATAGCCGCGTTTGATGTATTTGATGTAATCGCGCACACCCTGCAGGTAGCATTCGATTTTTTCATATCCGTATCCCGGAGGTACGTTTTCAACTTCATCCCCCTGCCATCCCAATTTTTCAGTAATGAGTTTGGAGTTGGCCTTTACATCCCAAGGAATATAGGAACCGAGGCAAACGGAACGGTATTTCAGTTTACGGAGGTCCTTTAATGCAGGATAGGTGAAGGGTTTAAGGTCCCGTTTATTTACTGCCCCGTTCAAGCGCACATACATATCGTCTGCTGAAATCCCTAGGTTAACAAAGCGGTTGAATCTTTTTTCGTCCACTTCTTCTGCTTGATCATAGCTATAATAGGCAGTGTATTCAGCAGAAGGCTCACCCCAGAAGATTAGAGGGATTTTTTTCTCAATGGCGATATGCATAGGGTAGGCAAAGATTCCTGTGTGGCAGTGCCAGCAAAAGTCACCCTTATCGAAAAAGGTCTGGAGCATCAGTTTTTGTACGACCCGCCAGTTCGGAGTGAAACTTAAAACATCAACTCCAAGCTCACGGGCAGTTTTCATAACGTTGTTATGCAGGTTGGGACGAAGGAAGCCATGGTCAAAACGCACGACCAGCGGCTTGAGTCCGTATTCCTTAACAAGGTAGTAAAGGGTATAAGTTGAGTCTTTTCCGCCGCTGAAAGGAACTAGACAGTCATAGTCTCCCTGTCCTTTGTATTTGGCTATCAGCTCATCTAAATCTTTTTTTCTGGCTTCCCAGTCAATTTTGTCTGCTTTGAATTCCTGCTGGCGGCAGATATTACACACACCTTCGTCATCAAAGTGGATGGTTTCGTGTGTTTCAGGAAGTACGCATTGGGAACAGCGTTTAAGTTCGCTCATTTTCTTTCTCCGATAATTAGTGACAGTGAATCGCTAAGAAATATGCTGCCAGCCCAGCGGGGTTCCGGCTTTAATCTCTTCGGTTGATTTTTTGCCTAAAATTTCTTCGTAGTGGCGGGTATGCATTCCGTTTCCGGGACGAACGCATCTTACGTTTTCCTTTGTAAAAGTTGCTCCGGCTGGAATGTCTTCACTTACGAAAATTGATTTCCGAAAGATTCTTCCGGCCTGTTCTTTTTCAGTAATTGCATACTGTACTTTGCCGAGAGCTTTCTCAGCATTTCGTACTGCCTTCACCATTTCCTTAAGTTCATGGGCTTCAAGGGAGAAGGAGCTGTCCGGGCCGCCATCCGCACGCGATTTGGTGAAATGTTTTTCAATAACACAAGCCCCCAGTGCAACTGCTGCAATGGGGATTTCTATGCCGAGAGAATGGTCGGAAAGCCCGCATGGGACACCAAAGGTCTCGCGCATATTTATTATTGTCCTGAGATTCATTGATTCAGGGGGGGCAGGGTAGGCGCTGGTGCATTTCAAGAGGATCAGATCCTTGCCGCCTGCCTCTTTGAATGCTGTTACAGCCTCATCTATTTCAGAAAGAGTTCCCATGCCTGTGGACATGATGACCGGTTTTCTTGTTGCAGCTACTTTTTTGATCAGTGGGATATCCACAAGTTCAAAAGAAGCGATTTTGTGCACCGGAACATCCATATCTTCCAGAAAGTCCACAGCAGTAAAATCAAATGGAGTTGAAAACAGATCCAAACCTAAATCATTGGCTATTTCTTTCAGCTTCGGCTGCCATTCCCATGGTGTGTATGCTTCCCCGTAAAGGGAATATAAGGTCTTGCCCTCCCAGACAGTTCCTTTACCTATTTTAAAATGTTCATTGTCACAGTTAAGGGTGATGGTGTCCGGAGTGTAAGTTTGAATTTTAATAGCATCAACACCACAGTCCTTAGCTATATGAATCAATTCAACAGCAGCGTCAAAGCTCTGATTATGGTTTGCTGACATTTCAGCGATTATATATGCAGGATGACCGTCACCTACTGGGCGACTGTTAATTAGCATTTCCGACATGGTGGTCCTGTTTTATTTCTTTTACGTTGTTTGTTTTTTGAGGGCAGAAATGGTCGGAATTATCTCCGCATCCCAGCCGCCGGGGAAGTATGGCAAGTCGGAGGATTTGTGGCAAGTGCCTTTTCCTTGCTGCTTTTCCGGTTTGAAATCCCTGTTAAGTATTTTCTCAATATTTTCGACGAACAAATGTTCAATTTCAGATATAAGAATTGAATATGTTTGTGCAAATGTGTTGGTGTTCTTAAAACTAATCTCTTTCTGAAAGAGGATGTCTCCTGTATCCAGTCCTTCATCAATGAAATGTATGGTCACACCGTGGGGTGTCCCATCGTAGAAAGCCCAGAAATTCGGGTGCGCACCTTTGTTATAGGGTAGGTATGAAATATGGAGGTTGATTACCTTGCCTTGGTGGCGTTCCAGAAATCTTCCGGGGATGATGTGGCGATAGCCAAATGAAACGATCAGGTCGAATTCGTTGAAATCATTATCCCATTCAAGCTTTTCTGATCGTTGCTCCACATGACAGCCATACTCTTTGAGTATTTTGATGAGGGAAGTTACCTCCTCGTTATAGCCGAGGAATAGTATTTTTTTTTCGTAATTTTTCACTGAAAGCAACCCTATTCAATGCCCATAAGAGTATCCACAATTTTGGAAACCCCTTTCCCATCAATAGTTTCAGCCGCTTTCTCCGCCAGTGAGTCGAGGAGAGTTCGGTTGGAAATTAATTCTTGGATGGCAGTTAAGATTTCGTTGTTCTCGATGGTTGCGGCATCTCCCAAATAAAGAGCTGCTCCTTTTCTGTCGAGTGCCCGGGCAATTTCAAGCTGGTTTTCAGCAGTGGTAATTATAGCCAGCGGCGTTCCGATACAGCAGGATTCCCAGCATGATGACCCGCCTGCGCCCAGAAGCAGATCATGTCCGGCGATCAAATCGGACATTTTTTCCACGTTGGTAAGTATCTCCAGATCCATGTTTGATCTTTGGCGAAAATTATCGAGTTGATCCATGTAGGGATTTGCAGGTCCGACAACCAGTGTGCAGCTGATTTGATCTGAAAGAGGAACTAATGCTTCAAGAACTTTCAGTGAAGTATTGTGCGGGTCAGCTCCACCCATGCTGAGCAAGATTTTGGTTTTGCCTTTACTGTTCCGTTTTCTAGTTGTTGCACGGGCGGTTCTGAATTCATTCCTGAGCATCGCATATTTTGCGCCGGCCAGAATTGTGGCGTCACTGTTTATTCGGTAGGAGATGTTTTCTGCATCAAGATTTTGATTAAGCAGTACAGAGCATTCATAGCTATAAAGGTGGTGATAGTCATCTACCACAAGTGTATTTTTAAATTCTGATCTGATTGCTTTCTGGTACGCTGTGTCTAAAAAATATCCGTCTAAAGCAATCCAGCTGCCCGCTGAAGCCTTGTGGGCTTCGGCGAGCAGAATTTTCATGTCCTCAGCGGAGTTAGGATAAGATTGCTCCAAGGGTACATGGCTGATTTCGAAACGTTTGAGGGTGACGCGCATAGCCTCAGCTGTTATATTGCCAACAAGAACAGTCTGTCCGTTCCTTTTTGTCCATTCTTGGGCTAGGGCTATGCACCGCATAACATGTCCAATTCCAATTCTGGAATTGGCGTCAGCTCTTATGATGAGGGTCTTACCCTTGGTCAGAAGACTTTTCATGTTCATTTTCAGCCTCTTCGGCCAGTGACTTATCAAGCCCTTCGTTGCGTTTTATGTGAGAGTTGATTTCGGCTATTTCGGGATGTGTTTTCAGAAATTCAATGATGTCCTTCATCCTGAAATTCTGTTTTTCCGGTGCCACACCTTCAATAATATCTTTGACCAACTCGAAATCTTCCCGGCTATCAACGGTCCAGCGCAGCTGAGAGTAGTCCGTATCATGTTTCCATGAGCCTATTTTGAAGTCCTCAGCGTTATCGCGCACATAAAGAGTTACGTGTTCTCTATGGGGATCACGGGTTGCCTTTTGGTGAGTTTCCACCAACGATTCCATGCTGATGATTTCAGCATCAAGACCGTCTGGGAGGGTTGGGTCAACGCAGTTTGCTGCGTAATCATATCCACCTTCAAAATAGAAGGAGGCCAGCTTATCCAGAAACTCCGGGTCGATCAGTGGGCAGTCCCCGGTGAGACGCATTATGTGCTCGCCACCGAATTTATCCGCAGCATTGTAGAACCGATCAAGTACATCGTCTTCAGAGCCCCTGAAAACCTCTATGCCAAGAGATTCTCCCAGCTTTACTGTGGGATCGTCCTCTTTATTGGTTGTTGTTGCCAGCACAACGGAATCGATGCTCTTGGCTTGCTGCACTCTTTCAATCATGAGTTGCAGAAGAGGTTTGCCGAGAACCTCCATCAGGATTTTTCCCGGCAAACGCGATGAAGTCATGCGGGCTTGAATAATAGCTGTAACTTTCATTGCCGCAGTCCTATGTGATTCTTTTGAAGCCGGAACCGGAAGCCTTTCCTTCCATGAGATCATGGACCTTACCGGCTTTGATGGCTTCAGCGATCAGTCCGAAGCATTCTTCTGTTGCAGCCAGATAACGCTCTACGTCATCTTCTGTGTGGGCAAACATGGGGTAGTATATATTGGAGGCCAGAAAACCGCGATCACGCATGAACTGGACAAAAAGAGCCTTGAGTGCGAGCGGTTCATCCATTTCAAATGCAAAGTGGCTCAGAGGATAGATTCCTCCTGAGTGAACCTTGAGGCCCTGATTTTCTGCTGCCTTTTCCCAGCCTTGCTGAACTGCTTTACCCATGGATAGCAGGTGTTCATGGACATTGTTGTCCCGATATTTTTTAATGGTTGCCAGCGCAGCCGTGGGGCCGGACCTTTCTGTCCAGTTGGTGCTGCTGATAAAGGTTTTCTGCGCAGCTTCCATTACGGACTGACGTCCCATGATCACCCCGATGGGGTAGCCGTTACCAATGGCTTTAGAGAAAACAGCGATATCCGGTTCACAGCCGAGTTTAAGGTGGCTACCGCCAACACAAATTCTGAAGCCTGCTGAAATTTCATCATAAACGAGAACAGCACCTGCTTCGTGGGCCATCTGCTTTACTTTTTCAAGGAAACCCGGTTCCGGGTCGATGTTGCGGATGGGTTCCATGACGATTGCGGCAATTTCGCCTTTGTTTTCAGCTAAGATCTTTTCAAGTTCTTCTGGCTTGTTGTAGCCGAAGGGCAGTGCTGTTCCAGAAAGCTGACTGGGCACACCTGCAGGCTCAAGGCCGGGGATAAGGTGTTCGCCCAAGGCATTGTCGGTTCCGACGTTTGCAGCCAGATACCAGTCATGCCAGCCGTGGTAGCCGCAGAAGGCAATCTTATCGCGTCCTGTCGCAGCTCTTGCGATTCGCACTGCAACAGTCATGGATTCACCGCCTGTGCGAGCGTAACGGACCATATCCGCCCAAGGGTGGATTTCGCAGAACAGTTCGGCCAACTCTATCTCTTCATAGCAGTTAAGAGAAGATGCAACACCGTTTTTGATAGCATTGATTACCGCCCCGTCAACATCGGGATCATTGTAGCCGAGAACGCAGGCCCCGATGCCGGAGATGCTCATGTCGGTGTATTCGTTGCCGTCGAGGTCCCAAACTTTGGAACCGGAA contains:
- the hisH gene encoding imidazole glycerol phosphate synthase subunit HisH, whose product is MIGIVDYRMGNLLSVFNAVEMCGEDAIICESPDMLADVDRVILPGVGAFGDMMDNLKKYGFLSVLEEAVFNDHKPFLGICLGMQALARSSEEHGYHKGLGWIDADIVRLNPEDKSLRIPHVGWNNLIYRKESPLFEGLPENPDFYFVHSFFMKCDNEADMDAYCEYGGKVTAAVRKDNIFATQFHPEKSQEYGLRILENFLEWDPEI
- a CDS encoding N-acetyl sugar amidotransferase, coding for MSELKRCSQCVLPETHETIHFDDEGVCNICRQQEFKADKIDWEARKKDLDELIAKYKGQGDYDCLVPFSGGKDSTYTLYYLVKEYGLKPLVVRFDHGFLRPNLHNNVMKTARELGVDVLSFTPNWRVVQKLMLQTFFDKGDFCWHCHTGIFAYPMHIAIEKKIPLIFWGEPSAEYTAYYSYDQAEEVDEKRFNRFVNLGISADDMYVRLNGAVNKRDLKPFTYPALKDLRKLKYRSVCLGSYIPWDVKANSKLITEKLGWQGDEVENVPPGYGYEKIECYLQGVRDYIKYIKRGYTRPSHLATLDIRNNRISREEAMEIVRKYEGYKPPSLELFLKHIGLTEEEFYEVALSHGVSPYKHDPANDKPGKKTDDFETWSPAGEMDREYAEEQMKLWRSRHTQD
- the pseI gene encoding pseudaminic acid synthase, with protein sequence MSEMLINSRPVGDGHPAYIIAEMSANHNQSFDAAVELIHIAKDCGVDAIKIQTYTPDTITLNCDNEHFKIGKGTVWEGKTLYSLYGEAYTPWEWQPKLKEIANDLGLDLFSTPFDFTAVDFLEDMDVPVHKIASFELVDIPLIKKVAATRKPVIMSTGMGTLSEIDEAVTAFKEAGGKDLILLKCTSAYPAPPESMNLRTIINMRETFGVPCGLSDHSLGIEIPIAAVALGACVIEKHFTKSRADGGPDSSFSLEAHELKEMVKAVRNAEKALGKVQYAITEKEQAGRIFRKSIFVSEDIPAGATFTKENVRCVRPGNGMHTRHYEEILGKKSTEEIKAGTPLGWQHIS
- a CDS encoding formyltransferase family protein, which gives rise to MKNYEKKILFLGYNEEVTSLIKILKEYGCHVEQRSEKLEWDNDFNEFDLIVSFGYRHIIPGRFLERHQGKVINLHISYLPYNKGAHPNFWAFYDGTPHGVTIHFIDEGLDTGDILFQKEISFKNTNTFAQTYSILISEIEHLFVENIEKILNRDFKPEKQQGKGTCHKSSDLPYFPGGWDAEIIPTISALKKQTT
- the pseG gene encoding UDP-2,4-diacetamido-2,4,6-trideoxy-beta-L-altropyranose hydrolase, which codes for MNMKSLLTKGKTLIIRADANSRIGIGHVMRCIALAQEWTKRNGQTVLVGNITAEAMRVTLKRFEISHVPLEQSYPNSAEDMKILLAEAHKASAGSWIALDGYFLDTAYQKAIRSEFKNTLVVDDYHHLYSYECSVLLNQNLDAENISYRINSDATILAGAKYAMLRNEFRTARATTRKRNSKGKTKILLSMGGADPHNTSLKVLEALVPLSDQISCTLVVGPANPYMDQLDNFRQRSNMDLEILTNVEKMSDLIAGHDLLLGAGGSSCWESCCIGTPLAIITTAENQLEIARALDRKGAALYLGDAATIENNEILTAIQELISNRTLLDSLAEKAAETIDGKGVSKIVDTLMGIE
- a CDS encoding glycosyltransferase family protein: MKVTAIIQARMTSSRLPGKILMEVLGKPLLQLMIERVQQAKSIDSVVLATTTNKEDDPTVKLGESLGIEVFRGSEDDVLDRFYNAADKFGGEHIMRLTGDCPLIDPEFLDKLASFYFEGGYDYAANCVDPTLPDGLDAEIISMESLVETHQKATRDPHREHVTLYVRDNAEDFKIGSWKHDTDYSQLRWTVDSREDFELVKDIIEGVAPEKQNFRMKDIIEFLKTHPEIAEINSHIKRNEGLDKSLAEEAENEHEKSSDQG
- a CDS encoding aminotransferase class III-fold pyridoxal phosphate-dependent enzyme, producing MNSKFSKSLSAQEEAKKRIPGMCQLLSKRPDMFSQGVWPAYYSKASGSKVWDLDGNEYTDMSISGIGACVLGYNDPDVDGAVINAIKNGVASSLNCYEEIELAELFCEIHPWADMVRYARTGGESMTVAVRIARAATGRDKIAFCGYHGWHDWYLAANVGTDNALGEHLIPGLEPAGVPSQLSGTALPFGYNKPEELEKILAENKGEIAAIVMEPIRNIDPEPGFLEKVKQMAHEAGAVLVYDEISAGFRICVGGSHLKLGCEPDIAVFSKAIGNGYPIGVIMGRQSVMEAAQKTFISSTNWTERSGPTAALATIKKYRDNNVHEHLLSMGKAVQQGWEKAAENQGLKVHSGGIYPLSHFAFEMDEPLALKALFVQFMRDRGFLASNIYYPMFAHTEDDVERYLAATEECFGLIAEAIKAGKVHDLMEGKASGSGFKRIT